The Lentzea guizhouensis genome contains a region encoding:
- a CDS encoding helix-turn-helix domain-containing protein, producing the protein MPDNALGRFLRARREATAPAPETPGRTPGLRRGELADRAGISVEYLTRLERGTDRSPSGQVLLALADALSLTADERVHLYRLIKADTACAPPAPQPLRPTVRKILDALDPTPACILTPAGDVIAATPAFRAIAGTDEPNLARFAFSPEAKAHYPDWDAIADTRAAALRAAADLNDHAANALAFELSLTAGHAFTSRYDKAATLPPTTGEERWGDLLLAYEVLHLPGEDDYRMMVYFSQH; encoded by the coding sequence ATGCCCGACAACGCCCTCGGCCGCTTCCTGCGCGCCCGCCGCGAAGCCACCGCCCCTGCACCCGAGACCCCCGGCCGCACCCCCGGCCTGCGCCGCGGCGAGCTCGCCGACCGGGCCGGCATCAGCGTCGAGTACCTCACCCGCCTCGAACGCGGCACCGACCGCTCCCCCTCCGGCCAGGTCCTCCTCGCCCTCGCCGACGCGCTTTCCCTCACCGCCGACGAACGCGTCCACCTCTACCGGCTCATCAAGGCCGACACCGCCTGCGCCCCACCGGCTCCGCAACCGCTGCGGCCCACCGTCCGCAAGATCCTCGACGCCCTCGACCCCACCCCCGCCTGCATCCTCACCCCGGCCGGCGACGTCATCGCCGCCACACCAGCGTTCCGCGCCATCGCCGGCACCGACGAACCCAACCTCGCCCGCTTCGCCTTCAGCCCCGAAGCCAAAGCCCACTACCCCGACTGGGACGCCATCGCCGACACCCGCGCCGCTGCCCTGCGGGCGGCCGCCGACCTCAACGACCACGCCGCCAACGCCCTCGCGTTCGAGCTCTCCCTCACCGCAGGCCACGCCTTCACCAGCCGCTACGACAAGGCCGCCACCCTCCCGCCCACCACCGGCGAGGAACGCTGGGGCGATCTCCTCCTGGCATATGAGGTCCTGCACCTGCCCGGCGAAGACGACTACCGGATGATGGTTTATTTCAGCCAACACTGA
- a CDS encoding DUF899 family protein — protein sequence MSNTQPGRPPVTDLATWQAARDELLVREKAHTREGDAIAAARRRLPMVEFDPKVEVVGANGPVPFIELFEGRDELVVYKHMWWDGAPHQGQCEGCTHVPWHLQDASYLHARGVSFAILTTGAWDEVAPFVEFMGYTQPWYSVRGVEEPAGGEMGYLASYLRDGDRAFLTYSTTNRGCEIVNGSLQLLDITPYGRGERWQDTPEGWPEGRDACWFWRTDADGNPTWGETGRPAPQWTRPGAGPVETLGRQGHCH from the coding sequence ATGTCGAACACGCAGCCCGGCCGCCCACCCGTCACCGACCTCGCCACCTGGCAGGCCGCGCGGGACGAGCTGCTGGTCCGCGAGAAGGCCCACACCCGCGAGGGCGACGCCATCGCGGCTGCCCGGCGCCGCCTGCCGATGGTCGAGTTCGACCCGAAGGTCGAGGTCGTCGGGGCGAACGGGCCGGTGCCGTTCATCGAGCTGTTCGAGGGCCGCGACGAGCTCGTCGTCTACAAGCACATGTGGTGGGACGGCGCCCCGCACCAGGGCCAGTGCGAGGGCTGCACCCACGTGCCCTGGCACCTCCAGGACGCCTCGTACCTGCACGCACGCGGCGTCTCGTTCGCGATCCTGACCACCGGCGCGTGGGACGAGGTCGCGCCGTTCGTCGAGTTCATGGGCTACACCCAGCCGTGGTACTCGGTGCGCGGCGTCGAGGAGCCCGCCGGCGGCGAGATGGGCTACCTCGCGAGCTACCTGCGCGACGGCGACCGCGCGTTCCTCACCTACTCCACCACCAACCGCGGCTGCGAGATCGTCAACGGGTCGCTGCAGCTGCTCGACATCACGCCCTACGGCCGCGGCGAGCGCTGGCAGGACACCCCGGAGGGCTGGCCGGAGGGACGCGACGCCTGCTGGTTCTGGCGCACCGACGCCGACGGCAACCCCACCTGGGGCGAGACCGGCCGCCCGGCACCGCAGTGGACCCGCCCCGGCGCGGGTCCCGTGGAGACGCTGGGCCGGCAGGGCCACTGCCACTGA
- a CDS encoding YncE family protein, whose product MHRLAALILTTAALLAACGQSDKSQDPLQVAETLEAAKPALSPAQNTDLKGDITPGGTFTEGDTTRRYEVNGRQVELDRLRSAVFEMTTDDKGSPTRGPGLRAGEGATNAVADRFGRLLVVDTRGGEFIAFSIDPLIMRQRYPLPGAPYGIAYDAKRDIAWITLTERNEVVGLNVAAGEPSEKHRFATVRQPNTVSVDQETGRVTVTSGDNGGIQVISPWTKG is encoded by the coding sequence TTGCACCGGCTCGCAGCTCTGATCTTGACCACCGCGGCGCTGCTCGCAGCGTGCGGACAGAGCGACAAGTCCCAGGACCCGCTGCAGGTCGCCGAAACCCTCGAGGCCGCCAAGCCCGCCCTCTCCCCCGCCCAGAACACCGACCTCAAGGGCGACATCACGCCCGGCGGCACGTTCACCGAGGGCGACACCACCCGCAGGTACGAGGTCAACGGCCGCCAGGTCGAGCTCGACCGGCTGCGCAGCGCGGTGTTCGAGATGACCACCGACGACAAGGGCTCCCCCACCCGCGGCCCCGGCCTGCGCGCTGGCGAAGGAGCCACCAACGCCGTCGCCGACCGCTTCGGCCGCCTGCTCGTCGTCGACACCCGCGGCGGCGAGTTCATCGCGTTCTCGATCGACCCGCTGATCATGCGCCAGCGCTACCCCCTGCCCGGCGCGCCCTACGGCATCGCCTACGACGCCAAGCGCGACATCGCGTGGATCACGCTCACCGAGCGCAACGAGGTCGTCGGACTCAACGTCGCCGCTGGCGAACCGTCCGAGAAGCACCGGTTCGCCACCGTGCGCCAGCCCAACACGGTCAGCGTCGACCAGGAGACCGGACGCGTCACCGTCACGTCCGGCGACAACGGAGGGATACAGGTGATCTCGCCATGGACGAAGGGGTGA
- a CDS encoding aldo/keto reductase has translation MTLRTEEEARRVVDAYAEAGGNFLDTASAYGESEEVLGAVLGRRERFVVATKYTLSRDADDPNAGGNHRKNLVGSLERSLRRLRTDYVDVLWVHLWDRRTPVEETMRALDDVVRAGKVLYVGVSDAPSWFVARANTLAEWRGWTPFAGVQVPYSLVRRDVERELLPMAEALQLSVAAWAPLGGGMLAGETRVDLASLSAGERAVREEVHRVAAEMGCTAAQVALAWVRQQGVLPLVGMRTPEQVADAVAGLGVVLPPEAVARLEAAAPFERGFPADFIAECEASAFAFGSGVVV, from the coding sequence ATGACGCTGCGCACGGAGGAGGAGGCGCGGCGGGTGGTCGATGCGTACGCGGAGGCGGGTGGGAACTTCCTGGACACCGCGTCGGCGTACGGGGAGAGCGAGGAGGTGCTGGGGGCGGTGCTGGGGCGCCGGGAGCGGTTCGTGGTGGCGACGAAGTACACGTTGTCGCGGGACGCGGATGATCCGAACGCGGGTGGGAACCACCGGAAGAACCTGGTGGGGTCGTTGGAGCGGAGTCTGCGGCGGTTGCGGACGGACTACGTGGACGTGTTGTGGGTGCACCTGTGGGATCGGCGGACGCCGGTGGAGGAGACGATGCGGGCGTTGGACGACGTGGTGCGGGCGGGGAAGGTGCTCTACGTCGGGGTGTCGGATGCGCCGTCGTGGTTCGTGGCGCGGGCGAACACCTTGGCGGAGTGGCGGGGGTGGACGCCGTTCGCGGGGGTGCAGGTGCCGTACAGCCTGGTGCGGCGGGATGTGGAGCGGGAGCTGTTGCCGATGGCAGAGGCGCTCCAGCTCAGTGTGGCGGCGTGGGCTCCGCTCGGGGGCGGGATGCTGGCCGGTGAGACGCGGGTGGATCTGGCGAGCTTGTCCGCGGGGGAGCGGGCGGTGCGGGAGGAGGTGCACCGGGTCGCCGCGGAGATGGGGTGCACGGCGGCGCAGGTGGCGTTGGCGTGGGTGCGGCAGCAGGGGGTGTTGCCGTTGGTGGGGATGCGCACGCCGGAGCAGGTCGCCGATGCGGTGGCGGGGCTGGGGGTGGTGTTGCCGCCGGAAGCGGTCGCGCGCCTGGAGGCGGCGGCCCCGTTCGAGCGGGGCTTTCCGGCGGACTTCATCGCCGAGTGCGAGGCGAGTGCGTTCGCGTTCGGCTCGGGTGTGGTCGTGTGA
- a CDS encoding RNA polymerase sigma factor yields the protein MTGTPVEGLLRELAPQVLGVLVRRHGQFDVCEDAVQEALLQAAQQWPADGVPDNPQGWLITAASRRWIEQYRSDVARRAREDKVVALTPPPADPVPARDDTLTILALCCHDSLTTASQIALTLRAVGGLTTAEIARAFLVPETTVAQRISRAKQKIKQAGAKFRPPTDLTAVLHVLYLIFTEGSTASSGDDLVRVDLTAEAIRLTRQLHRRRPDDGELAGLLALMLLTDARRPARTTDHGALVPLADQDRSLWDTDAIEEGTRLIHNALRTTQIGPYQLQAAIAAVHADAKTADDTDWPEILGLYELLTALAPGPMVALNRIVAVAMVHGPDQALTELSALDLDHYRVHAVRAHLLDLRGNHEHAREEYEKAARLTLNAQEQRYLRSRSRHPR from the coding sequence GTGACCGGCACGCCGGTCGAGGGCCTGCTGCGTGAGCTCGCGCCGCAGGTCCTCGGCGTGCTGGTGCGCCGCCACGGCCAGTTCGACGTGTGCGAGGACGCGGTGCAGGAGGCGTTGCTGCAGGCCGCCCAGCAGTGGCCGGCCGACGGGGTGCCGGACAACCCCCAGGGCTGGCTCATCACCGCCGCCAGCCGCCGCTGGATCGAGCAGTACCGCTCCGACGTGGCACGGCGGGCCCGGGAGGACAAGGTCGTCGCCCTGACCCCACCACCGGCGGATCCGGTGCCCGCACGGGACGACACGCTGACGATCCTCGCGCTGTGCTGCCACGACAGCCTCACCACGGCCTCGCAGATCGCCCTGACCCTGCGGGCGGTGGGTGGCCTGACCACGGCGGAGATCGCCAGGGCGTTCCTGGTGCCCGAGACCACCGTCGCGCAGCGGATCAGCCGGGCGAAGCAGAAGATCAAACAGGCCGGGGCCAAGTTCCGCCCGCCGACCGACCTCACCGCCGTGCTGCACGTGCTCTACCTGATCTTCACCGAAGGCTCCACCGCCAGCTCCGGCGACGACCTCGTCCGCGTCGACCTCACCGCCGAGGCGATCCGCCTCACCCGCCAGCTGCACCGCCGCCGCCCCGACGACGGCGAACTCGCCGGACTGCTCGCGTTGATGCTGCTCACCGACGCCCGCCGCCCCGCCCGCACCACCGACCACGGCGCCCTGGTCCCGCTGGCCGACCAGGACCGCAGCCTCTGGGACACCGACGCCATCGAGGAGGGCACCCGGCTCATCCACAACGCCCTGCGAACCACCCAGATCGGCCCCTACCAGCTGCAAGCCGCCATCGCCGCCGTGCACGCCGACGCGAAAACCGCGGACGACACCGACTGGCCGGAAATCCTCGGCCTCTACGAGCTGCTCACCGCACTGGCACCCGGCCCGATGGTCGCCCTCAACCGCATCGTCGCCGTCGCCATGGTCCACGGCCCCGACCAGGCCCTGACCGAACTGTCCGCACTGGACCTCGACCACTACCGCGTCCACGCCGTCCGCGCCCACCTGCTCGACCTGCGCGGCAACCACGAACACGCACGCGAGGAGTACGAGAAAGCCGCCCGGCTGACGCTGAACGCCCAGGAACAGCGTTACCTCAGGTCCCGGTCGCGCCACCCACGGTAG
- a CDS encoding aldo/keto reductase, whose translation MEQRHLGRSGLRVSRLGLGTMTWGRDTDPDEAATQLMAFTDAGGTLVDTADVYTDGESERILRTLLGEIVPRDELVIATKAVARRTEGPFGGGASRGALLTALDGSLRRIGVDHIDLWQLHAWDTTVPVEETLSAMDTAITAGKVRYAGISNYSGWQLATAAMTPTTYPLISTQHEYSLLERGIEREVVPAAQHHGLGLLPWAPLGRGVLTGKYRNGTPPDSRGASPHFAGYVEQHRTDRAARIVQAVSTAAEGLGTSALCVALAWVRDRPGVVAPVVGARDTNQLIASLDVEALTLPPAIRAALDDVSAIELSYPERPMP comes from the coding sequence GTGGAACAGCGACACCTCGGCCGCAGCGGCCTCCGCGTCTCCCGCCTCGGACTGGGCACGATGACATGGGGCCGCGACACCGACCCGGACGAGGCCGCCACCCAACTCATGGCCTTCACCGACGCCGGCGGCACCCTCGTCGACACCGCCGACGTCTACACCGACGGCGAATCCGAACGCATCCTCAGGACCCTCCTCGGCGAAATCGTCCCCCGCGACGAACTCGTCATCGCCACCAAAGCCGTCGCCCGCCGCACCGAAGGCCCCTTCGGCGGCGGCGCCTCCCGCGGCGCCCTGCTCACCGCACTCGACGGCTCCCTGCGCCGCATCGGCGTCGACCACATCGACCTCTGGCAACTCCACGCCTGGGACACGACCGTCCCCGTCGAAGAAACCCTGTCCGCGATGGACACCGCCATCACCGCCGGCAAAGTCCGCTACGCCGGCATCTCCAACTACAGCGGCTGGCAACTCGCCACCGCCGCCATGACCCCCACCACCTACCCGCTGATCTCCACCCAGCACGAGTACTCCCTGCTCGAACGCGGCATCGAACGCGAAGTCGTCCCCGCCGCCCAGCACCACGGCCTCGGACTCCTCCCCTGGGCACCCCTCGGCCGCGGCGTGCTCACCGGCAAATACCGCAACGGCACCCCACCGGACTCCCGCGGCGCCTCCCCCCACTTCGCCGGCTACGTCGAACAACACCGCACCGACCGCGCCGCACGCATCGTCCAAGCCGTCAGCACCGCCGCCGAAGGACTCGGCACCTCCGCGTTGTGCGTCGCCCTGGCATGGGTCCGCGACCGGCCCGGCGTCGTCGCCCCCGTCGTCGGCGCCCGCGACACCAACCAGCTCATCGCCTCACTCGACGTCGAAGCACTCACCCTCCCGCCCGCCATCCGCGCGGCACTGGACGACGTGAGCGCCATCGAGCTCTCCTACCCCGAACGCCCGATGCCCTGA
- a CDS encoding YciI family protein, with the protein MKYLILIYSNPKSRAAWEKLTEEQQMQFGKAHYDLSDKLRASGELIVSEGLPGPETGKGVSIRGGEVVVTDGPFAEAKEYLAGFYLVEADTIDQVIAHAATLPDAHNDGIEVRPVWDMSMLDDM; encoded by the coding sequence GTGAAGTACCTGATCCTGATCTACAGCAACCCCAAGTCGCGGGCGGCGTGGGAGAAGCTGACCGAGGAGCAGCAAATGCAGTTCGGGAAGGCGCACTACGACCTCTCCGACAAGCTGCGCGCCTCCGGTGAGCTCATCGTCAGCGAGGGCCTGCCGGGACCGGAGACCGGCAAGGGCGTGAGCATCCGGGGCGGCGAGGTCGTGGTGACCGACGGGCCGTTCGCGGAGGCCAAGGAGTACCTGGCCGGGTTCTACCTGGTCGAAGCCGACACGATCGACCAGGTCATCGCCCACGCGGCCACGTTGCCCGACGCCCACAACGACGGCATCGAGGTCCGCCCGGTGTGGGACATGTCGATGCTGGACGACATGTGA
- a CDS encoding LLM class F420-dependent oxidoreductase codes for MKLGLNLGYWGAGNDAANLELAKEADRLGFSVVWAAEAYGSDAPTVLAWVAAQTERIDVGSAIFQIPARTPAMAAMTAATLDTLSGGRFRMGLGVSGPQVSEGWHGVRFDKPLARTREYVEIVRRALTREKLRFEGEHYTLPLPDGPGKALQLTVHPVREQIPIYLAAVGPKNLELTGEIADGWLAIFFSPEFSAESLASVKAGREKAGKSMDGFDVVPTVPLIVGDDWKACADPVRAYTALYVGGMGSRKQNFYNNLMVRMGFPAEAEEIQEKYLARDYSGAMAAIPLEFLDATSLLGPKERIADKMRALAGAGVTTLSVSPMLQDLEQGIAGLRTAAEALDLAGVGS; via the coding sequence GTGAAGCTCGGACTGAACCTCGGATACTGGGGCGCCGGCAACGACGCTGCGAACCTTGAGCTGGCCAAGGAGGCCGACCGGCTCGGCTTTTCGGTGGTGTGGGCCGCGGAGGCCTACGGTTCCGATGCGCCGACGGTGCTGGCGTGGGTGGCTGCGCAGACCGAACGCATCGACGTCGGTAGTGCGATCTTCCAGATCCCGGCGCGGACGCCTGCGATGGCGGCGATGACGGCGGCCACTTTGGACACGTTGTCGGGTGGCCGGTTCCGGATGGGGCTGGGGGTGTCGGGGCCGCAGGTGTCGGAGGGGTGGCACGGTGTGCGGTTCGACAAGCCGTTGGCGCGGACGCGTGAGTACGTGGAGATCGTGCGGCGTGCGTTGACGCGGGAGAAGCTGCGTTTTGAGGGTGAGCACTACACGCTGCCCTTGCCTGATGGGCCCGGTAAGGCGTTGCAGTTGACGGTGCACCCCGTCCGTGAGCAGATCCCGATCTACCTGGCGGCGGTGGGGCCGAAGAACCTGGAGCTGACGGGGGAGATCGCGGACGGGTGGCTGGCGATCTTCTTCTCGCCGGAGTTCTCCGCGGAGTCGCTTGCGAGTGTGAAGGCGGGCCGGGAGAAGGCCGGCAAGTCGATGGACGGTTTCGACGTCGTGCCGACGGTGCCGTTGATCGTGGGGGATGACTGGAAGGCGTGTGCTGATCCGGTTCGGGCGTACACGGCGTTGTACGTGGGTGGGATGGGCAGTCGCAAGCAGAACTTCTACAACAACCTGATGGTGCGGATGGGTTTCCCGGCTGAGGCGGAGGAGATCCAGGAGAAGTACCTGGCCCGTGACTACTCGGGTGCGATGGCGGCGATCCCGTTGGAGTTCCTGGACGCGACGTCGTTGCTGGGGCCGAAGGAGCGCATAGCAGACAAGATGCGGGCGCTTGCTGGCGCGGGGGTCACCACGCTGTCCGTTTCGCCGATGCTGCAAGATCTGGAGCAGGGGATCGCGGGCCTTCGCACCGCGGCCGAGGCTTTGGATCTGGCAGGAGTGGGTAGTTGA
- a CDS encoding undecaprenyl-diphosphate phosphatase → MSWLQALVLGLVQGLTEFLPISSSAHLRITSTLFFGNDAGASFTAVIQLGTEVAVLIYFAKDIGRFISAWFRGLFNAEARKERDYRLAWYVIIGSVPISVLGYLLKDEIRTSARNLWITATMLVVFGLLLGLADHLAKQQRDELRMKDAIGMGLAQALALIPGVSRSGGTLTAGLFLGLTREAAARYSFLLAIPAVFGAGLFSIPDVLERSGSGVQASIPQMVVATVISFVVGYATIAWLLKYVSKHSYSAFVWYRLMLGLVLMGLLSMGLIQPI, encoded by the coding sequence TTGAGCTGGTTGCAGGCTCTGGTCCTCGGACTGGTCCAAGGACTGACGGAATTCCTGCCGATTTCCAGCAGTGCGCACCTGCGCATCACGTCGACGCTGTTCTTCGGCAACGACGCGGGCGCTTCGTTCACGGCGGTCATCCAGTTGGGGACCGAGGTGGCGGTGCTGATCTACTTCGCCAAGGACATCGGGCGGTTCATCTCCGCCTGGTTCCGCGGCTTGTTCAACGCCGAGGCGCGCAAGGAGAGGGACTACCGGCTGGCCTGGTATGTGATCATCGGTTCGGTGCCGATCTCGGTTCTGGGTTATCTGCTGAAGGACGAGATCCGGACGTCGGCGCGGAACCTGTGGATCACGGCGACGATGCTGGTGGTGTTCGGTCTGCTGCTGGGGTTGGCGGACCACCTGGCGAAGCAGCAGCGTGACGAGTTGCGGATGAAGGATGCGATCGGGATGGGGTTGGCGCAGGCGCTGGCGTTGATTCCGGGTGTGTCGCGGTCGGGTGGCACGTTGACGGCGGGGTTGTTCCTGGGTCTGACGCGGGAGGCGGCGGCGCGGTATTCGTTCCTGCTGGCGATTCCGGCGGTGTTCGGGGCGGGGTTGTTCTCGATTCCGGATGTGCTGGAGCGGTCGGGTTCGGGTGTGCAGGCGTCGATTCCGCAGATGGTCGTGGCGACGGTGATCTCGTTCGTCGTGGGGTACGCGACGATCGCGTGGTTGTTGAAGTACGTTTCGAAGCACTCCTACTCGGCGTTTGTGTGGTATCGGCTGATGCTGGGTCTGGTGCTGATGGGGCTGCTGTCGATGGGGTTGATCCAGCCGATCTAA
- a CDS encoding WD40 repeat domain-containing protein — MIDIDSLTVPHHSWTVWDLVYDHRGRFFATVSSDGAVKLWRPEGHRPREVGTLPLVPAGESTTIATHTRADILYSSTRDGSVLWDTSDPTAPRRIADLPTGTEWIAAATFSHDGELLAIADNTGSIQLWDVTTPASPTRIGQFTIPAVENVVVAQQLRFTEDDRTLAIAGGARELELWDVRNPAQPRAHPGILTDENTRPIQRGGQAGRDVVMSVAVHGNVMAFANMDSTATLWDLTDPAAPRKLGTVPHEGPPLQRVTFSPDGTLLAAGTTDDLVRVWDVRDPAKPVERAVLHGHTDRLWGVAFAPDGHTIASSGTDRTVRVWDIDVEATASRVCATTTAHLSTRQWEHHFPGVEPRPLC, encoded by the coding sequence ATGATCGACATCGACAGCCTCACCGTCCCGCACCACAGCTGGACCGTGTGGGACCTCGTCTACGACCACCGCGGCCGGTTCTTCGCCACCGTCTCCTCCGACGGCGCCGTCAAGCTGTGGCGCCCGGAAGGCCACCGCCCGCGCGAGGTCGGCACCCTCCCCCTCGTGCCCGCCGGCGAGTCAACCACCATCGCCACGCACACCCGCGCCGACATCCTCTACTCGTCGACTCGCGACGGCAGCGTCCTCTGGGACACCAGCGACCCCACCGCGCCACGCCGCATCGCCGACCTGCCCACCGGCACCGAGTGGATCGCCGCCGCCACCTTCAGCCACGACGGCGAACTCCTCGCGATCGCCGACAACACCGGCTCGATCCAGCTCTGGGACGTCACCACCCCTGCCTCCCCCACCCGCATCGGCCAGTTCACCATTCCCGCGGTCGAGAACGTCGTGGTCGCCCAGCAGCTGCGCTTCACCGAGGACGACCGCACGCTGGCCATCGCGGGCGGCGCCCGCGAACTGGAGCTGTGGGACGTCCGCAACCCCGCCCAGCCACGCGCCCACCCCGGCATCCTCACCGACGAGAACACCCGCCCCATCCAGCGCGGCGGCCAGGCCGGGCGCGACGTGGTCATGAGCGTCGCCGTGCACGGCAACGTCATGGCGTTCGCCAACATGGACAGCACCGCCACCCTGTGGGACCTCACCGACCCCGCCGCACCGCGCAAACTCGGCACCGTCCCCCACGAGGGCCCGCCGCTGCAGCGCGTCACCTTCTCCCCCGACGGAACGCTGCTGGCCGCGGGCACCACGGACGACCTGGTGCGCGTCTGGGACGTCCGCGACCCCGCGAAACCGGTCGAACGCGCGGTGCTGCACGGGCACACCGACCGCCTGTGGGGAGTCGCCTTCGCACCCGACGGCCACACCATCGCCTCCAGCGGCACCGACCGCACGGTCCGGGTGTGGGACATCGACGTGGAGGCGACCGCCTCACGCGTGTGTGCGACTACGACGGCGCACCTGTCCACTCGACAGTGGGAGCACCACTTCCCCGGCGTCGAGCCGAGGCCACTCTGCTGA
- a CDS encoding alpha/beta fold hydrolase has protein sequence MVRLEDGTELNVLRAGDPDAQTTIVLAHGYALDHRSWHKVVDLLSGEFQVLAYDHRGHGGSGEADKETATIEQLGDDLGELIERAVPTGNVVIAGHSMGGMAALAMAERRPRLFRQRVLGIVFVSTAASGLSETSLAWPKALGKLVRELERAFGPIVRAVREKIEPTKTAGLRWWLFGDEPADADVELTADMVWSEWPETVALFRPAVDRYDREAGMTVAQEKAVVAVVGDEDRLVAESDVERFGGTSVVLPDAGHMLPLERPAALADLIREVAAKA, from the coding sequence ATGGTGCGGCTGGAGGACGGGACCGAGCTCAACGTGCTGCGGGCGGGCGATCCCGACGCGCAGACGACGATCGTGCTGGCGCACGGGTACGCGCTCGACCACCGCAGCTGGCACAAGGTCGTCGACCTGCTCAGCGGTGAGTTCCAGGTGCTCGCCTACGACCACCGCGGCCACGGCGGGTCGGGCGAGGCCGACAAGGAGACCGCCACGATCGAACAGCTCGGTGACGACCTGGGCGAGCTCATCGAACGTGCGGTCCCCACCGGCAACGTCGTGATCGCCGGGCACTCCATGGGCGGCATGGCGGCGCTGGCGATGGCCGAGCGCAGGCCGCGGCTGTTCCGCCAGCGGGTGCTCGGGATCGTGTTCGTGTCGACGGCGGCGAGCGGGTTGTCCGAGACCTCGCTGGCGTGGCCGAAGGCGCTCGGCAAGCTGGTGCGGGAGCTGGAGCGGGCGTTCGGGCCGATCGTGCGGGCGGTGCGGGAGAAGATCGAGCCCACCAAGACCGCGGGCCTGCGGTGGTGGCTCTTCGGCGACGAGCCCGCGGACGCCGACGTCGAGCTGACCGCGGACATGGTCTGGAGCGAGTGGCCGGAGACGGTGGCGTTGTTCCGTCCCGCCGTGGACCGCTACGACCGCGAGGCCGGGATGACCGTGGCACAGGAGAAGGCCGTCGTCGCGGTGGTGGGGGACGAGGACCGGCTGGTGGCCGAGTCGGACGTGGAGAGGTTCGGCGGTACCTCGGTGGTGTTACCGGACGCGGGCCATATGCTTCCGCTGGAACGTCCCGCGGCGCTGGCAGACCTGATCCGCGAGGTGGCGGCCAAGGCCTGA
- a CDS encoding DUF5703 family protein, protein MDEGVIDGDWEYRPLRLPPGISRRTATTQLAIHAEFAGWELSRTLLYGDGSRKIWLRRKRVPGVLPGLIT, encoded by the coding sequence ATGGACGAAGGGGTGATCGACGGGGACTGGGAGTACCGGCCGCTGCGCCTGCCGCCCGGCATCTCTCGCCGCACCGCGACCACGCAGCTGGCCATCCACGCCGAGTTCGCGGGCTGGGAGCTCTCCCGCACGCTGCTCTACGGCGACGGCTCCCGCAAGATCTGGCTGCGCCGCAAACGCGTCCCCGGCGTCCTGCCCGGACTCATCACGTAG
- a CDS encoding histidine phosphatase family protein produces MATVILLRHARSTANGSGVLAGRMLGVGLDERGQAQAAALVARLRDVPVAAVVSSPLQRCEETLAPLLADRELEAVAEPDVSEVDYGAWTGKALKDLLNEPLWTVVQQHPSAAVFPEGEGLAHVQARAVAAVRAHDARITEEHGPGAVWVLCSHGDVIKSVLADALGVHLDGFQRIVVDPCSVSVVQYTQTRPFVLRVNDNGGDLAGVVPKAPPQEEPSSDATVGGATGT; encoded by the coding sequence GTGGCCACGGTGATCCTGCTTCGACATGCTCGTTCGACCGCCAACGGTTCCGGTGTGCTCGCCGGGAGGATGTTGGGTGTGGGTTTGGACGAGCGGGGGCAGGCGCAGGCCGCGGCTCTCGTCGCGCGGTTGAGGGACGTTCCGGTGGCGGCGGTGGTGTCGTCGCCGTTGCAGCGGTGTGAGGAGACGCTGGCGCCGTTGCTGGCGGACCGGGAGCTGGAGGCGGTCGCGGAGCCGGACGTGTCCGAAGTGGATTACGGGGCGTGGACCGGCAAGGCGCTGAAGGACCTGTTGAACGAGCCGTTGTGGACGGTGGTGCAGCAGCACCCGTCGGCGGCGGTGTTCCCCGAGGGTGAGGGGTTGGCGCACGTGCAGGCGCGTGCGGTTGCCGCTGTGCGTGCGCATGATGCGCGGATCACGGAGGAGCACGGTCCGGGTGCGGTGTGGGTGTTGTGCTCGCACGGTGATGTGATCAAGTCGGTGCTGGCGGATGCGCTGGGTGTGCATCTGGACGGGTTTCAGCGGATTGTGGTGGACCCGTGTTCGGTGTCGGTGGTGCAGTACACGCAGACGCGGCCGTTCGTGTTGCGGGTGAACGACAACGGCGGGGATCTGGCGGGTGTGGTGCCGAAGGCGCCGCCGCAGGAGGAGCCGTCGTCGGACGCTACCGTGGGTGGCGCGACCGGGACCTGA